The DNA window gactggccgggcggtggtggcgcacgcctttaatcccagcactcgggaggcagaggcaggcggatctctgtgagttcgagaccagcctggtctacaagagctagttccaggacaggctccaaagccacagagaaaccctgtctcgaaaaaccaaaaaaaaaaaaaaaaaaaaaaaaaaaaaaaaaaaaaagaacacaggactggggagatggctcagctggttcagtgcttgttgtgcaagcgtgaggacctgagttcaaatccccaacatccgaggaaaaagctgggtgtggcagtgcacatGTGTAATTCCAGAGCagaaagagcagaggcaggaggattccctggggctcactggccagcctatCAAGCGGAATCAGTGAGCTtcaagttcagggagagactctgtctcaaaaaatgagggaggggggaaaagagGACATGACGTGGCAGGTGGGACCCGGAAGGAGTAGGAGGATGAGGCGGGGCATGAGTGTGATCAAAATACGATGTATGCTTATATGTcgttctcaaaaaataaataaaaaattggggctggagagagaggaccaaagttcagttcccagcacccacatcaggagggtcacaactgcctgtaactctatcTCCAAGGGGACCTGGAGAAGCCTTGGACCTGTGAACACCTGCACAGAcgcaaacacatatatacacacaactacacctaattagtgtgtgtgtgtgtgtgtgtatgtgtgtgtaaattttaaaaacacaatagagGAAGATAGCAGAccttgacctttggcctccacaggagCACTCATAGGCATatacagagtctctctctctctctctctctctctctctctctctctctcacacacacacacacacacacacacacaaacacatagattAGAGGGAAAGagataggaaaacagaaagaaaagaaagggaagagaatgaaAACCCCACAGTGGTACTCCATATGAGCAAGTCCTTTAAAGGCAGAGCCTCTAACTCAGTGGCAGAGAGTTTGCCCAGCAtgcctgggttcaatgcccagtatCACTCACACAGAGTCAAGAGCCTTGCAAACAGAAGGCATCCCTGTAATCATGGTGGTAATTAGCTAATCATCTGAGACTCTTCTCCCCCGGCCCCTCTCCGAGGGAGGTAGGAGCCACGTGGGTGGGTCTAAGGCTTCCTGCCAGCACCCCACTCACCATTGATGGAAACTGACTTCAGCTGTCCATCCTCTTCCACCTCTACCCGTTCCTGCCCGTTCTCCATGATTCTGTGGAAGACGTCACAGTCAGCAAGCAGAGACTGGTCCAGGCTCTGACAGTTCCAGCCATCAGGGCAGACTCCGTGTTCACACAGCACTTGCTTTTACCCCTCATCCCCAGAACCTCCATCTGTTCGGCCCCAGAAGGAGCGCTCACCTACGCGTAGTGATGCGGTGTCCTTGGACAAAGGTAGTGGATGTTGAAACAGAACGAAAAGCACCAGCCCCagggctgaaggagaaagacgaggaggagaaatctggcgTTGGGACAAGGGAGGCAAAGGGGAGGCTATGAGAGGGAGGTTCCTGACTACCAATCGCCATCACCAAAAGCCAGGGGTCTTGGGGGCTTCACTCagaccttccctccccccccccccccgctagcAAAAGCAAAGCCAATTCCAGGGACTCCAGGACTCACGATTTGCAAAAACAGAAACGGACATGCTTACCAGAGTggccaggagaggaggaagagaaggcaaagaaaggaCCAGAGGGTCGGGAACCCCGGTTCTGAAGCTCTGAGAAGGGGCCCAAGTCATCTGCAAGAGGGAGATTAGCCGCTGGTGAGGAGATTTCCTCCAAAACCATGTGGCTGATGTTTTAAAACCTTGAAATCAAGACGACAAGCAACCATGTGCACTTctgatttttgggttttttttctggttctggtggtacaaatttacaaatttttaaaactgttttggaAAGGGGTCTCAGTACTAGCCTCAGacttgatagatagatagatagatagatagatagatagatagatagatagatagataaggatggccttgaatgtcTGAACTTGGGCACAAGCTGGGGGATTAGATGTGTgctccaccatgtctggctctcaagtgctgttttttaaagacatgtgTAACCAGGCTTGTCGAAGGAGTCACACAATCACCAAATCTGGTGattaagatttgtgtgtgtgtttcgttTTGTGGTGTTGAACACCGAGATCAGCACCTTGCCCATGGTAGACCGGCGTCTACCACTGAGCCCCTTCCTGGTCACCCAGGTGGGATTCTAAGCTGATATGCATGTGTCTCGTGGGAATTAAAACCCTTCACCTCTCAGGATTTACGAGGTTAAGGGGACGCAGACTTCTTGAAATAtattagtcatttaaaaatggtGTCTGTTGTTGTGTGTAATGCTGCTACAGCTGTCACGTGATGCTTGGAGTCTTGTTCCCCTGGTGGCTCCTGTGGAGGTTTTAACAATGTGTTCTTGTTGTCATTTAATAAGGCCAGTCTGTGAAGTGTCACGTGAGTCCTGGCATGTGTGAGGTTCTGTCCTAGCTTTCACTGGGCTGGACTCACGCCCACACAACCTCAAATCATCTGCTGTGAAATTCCAGTTCCATCCAAGCCTCTAGCTTGAGAGATCCCAAGAGGACGGACAGCAGGCCGGAGGAGTTGAACTATCCCGCCTACATACCAAAGAGCTCCGAGAAGGGGTCTCCACTCCCGAAGAACTCCCGGAAGACTTCCTCAGGGCTACGGAAAGTGAACGTGAAGCCAGGTCCCATCCCACCAGTTTCTGGTTGAGAGGGGACAGTTCCTGAAAGAGATGAGGAGGGAGCTCAGAGGGTACATTTGTCCCTGAGCCAGGGGAACCTGTCCCCTCAAAGGCATGGCTGGGAACCTTAGAAAGAACATGCTCTGCAAGAATttgcctgcccctccctccttagCCCACTTTCATCCTGGCACCCCACCACGTCACCTACCTGCCCCCGTCAGCCCTTCCCGGCCATAGCGGTCATAGATCTCCCGTTTGTGCTCTggaagaagagacctggtcatTCCTCCCGTTAAGGTAGTTACCTCCCCTCCCGGGCTAGGATAAGCTACAGAAAATGCAACTTAGGAGACGGCAGGTGTCTAGGCGCACGATCATAGCAGCTGCCTGACTGAACAACACACGCTAATAgcacctactttttaaaaaatttcattttacattccattcaCAATTCTGCccctcatcctcccatcccctACCTCCCCCCAGAgcatccacccatccactcctcccatcaggtaagggctcccatggggagtcaacaaagtctggcacattaagctggggcaggaccaaggccttcctcTCTGCACTAAGGCTAACCATGGCatcccactatagggaatgggctccaataagcgagctcatgcaccagggagagatcctggtcctactgccaggaaCAGTGCCTACTCTAGGCCAGCAAGAGAACTACATGAGATAACTCACCAAAAGCTGCCTAGCATAGTGCCCAACACATAACTCAGGAAGTGTAAGCcaggggctgaggcagagctCAGTAGTGGAGACCCTGCCTAGCAGGAACAAGACCCTGGGTTTTCCAAGGGGTTCCACACAAGTAAGTAAACAGATGTCAGCTAATTACTACCGTATTGTATGATCCAGCCACTTCCACAGAGACCTGCTAAGACCACAGTGGGAACCCGGGCCACCCTCCCGGGTACAGCCGCTCCCCGTTGGAAGGCTCTTTCCAGTGTGTAACCTGACTTTGCAATTACTGGTTATTGCCAGTCTTCTCTGATCAGAATGTGATAGACCCACACGATGAGGTCAGGgcctgcttccccccccccccactgcctccCTAGTACCCCAAAATATCTGACACACTAAGTTTAGCGGATATTTTCTGGGATCCTTCGgagatttggttttgttgtttaaagTCAGGGTCTTACTCGGTatccaggctgtcttcaaactcctgGCTATcatcctccctcagcctcctaagttctgagattacaggcatgagccaccacccaCAGCTAAGAAatgcagcttttttaaaaagacactgttcatgtagcccaggctggtcttgaatttgagaGATGGCCGAagaaggccttgaacttggatcctcccagtgctaggattacaggcaggcaccaccatgcctagcttatgTGGggccagggatcaaacccagggcctcgtgcatgtTACCAAAGCACTCTGCCAACAAAGTTACATCCTCAGCCtgctgtttgctgttgttttgaggtTTATCCacttattgagacaggatttctatatatttaatttatatatataattcattgtttattaataaataaatattatatatatgccaTTGAACTCAAGATCCgcctaagtactggaattatagccATATCTAGTCAGAATATTTTCTGAAAGAATGAATAACAGAACTAGGATTGTGTTTAGacagtagaacacttgcctagcatgtacaatgTTCCAAGTACAACCTgcagcacagaaaagaaaaaaaatccacctgtCAGACCTGGATTCTTATTCTAGATCAAGACATGAGCAAATTATTTCGCCTCTCTCGGCCTCAGTTTACCTGCCCATAAAATGGGGGAGATAAGCCTGCTTGGCAGGAAACCCTGTGCCCTTCCCTGGTCAAGACCCAGACTGCTCTCCAGAccctgggagacagacagaacttGCCATGTCAGAGGAGGCCCTTAAATGCTATCTTAGAgaaaagcagggaggagagaggtgaTGGAGCATTGGCTTTAGGAAGGCGTGAGACGCGCATGATTGGAAACGGGGGGCATGCTGGTCCGTGCTGGACCCTGCTGGACCCTAAGCCTTACTGTCAGATAGTACTTCATAGGCCTCTGCCACCTCCTTAAATTTTTTCTCAGCAAACTCCTTATTATCTGGGTTCTTGTCCGGGTGCCACTGCAGAGCCTTCTTCCGGTACCTGCAGGAGAagtgagaggagctggagagtcAGGGAACTGACGTGGGTTCTTCCCACCCACCCTTTCACTGCTCCGATCCAAGAACGCCCCAGGACTGCAGCCACGTTTACAGGGggttctctccctgctctgtgcCAGGGATATGAGCCGAGAGTAAGGGTGCCAGAAGAATGTCCCCACCCAAAGCCCTCCCTTGGGGCTCATTGGATAGAGCTATCCAGAGCCACAGAGTGTGGGGACACTGGCCTACCTCACAGAGCCCGGGCATTTTAGCACTGCAACCTGAGCATGCCCacatggaggagctggaggagaggggTATCTGGTGGGAGTGTACAGCGGGCTCTGAGAGAGACAGTACTTCTTCCCTCGCTGGACACGGTCCTCGGAATTTCCCAagggtcccctccctccctccctccaggcaGCCCTCGAAAGGGCCCCTGGCGCTGGGGGTTGGGGGGCGGGGGTAgtggggaagaagagacagaggctTTCGGCAGCTCAGTAGAGGCACTTACGCCTTCTTGATGTCATCAGCAGACGCACTCGGCGGTACGTCTAGAATCTCGTAGTAGGATGCCATGGCAACTCAGCCGTCAGGCGGCCCTCCTCTGGGCTGCGGGAGAGAAGGGATCAGGCCGAGTGAAGCACCGCGGCTCCCTGCGCTTGCAGCCCCCGGTgcggggagagggggggaggatgCAGAAGGCGCTGCGAGGTGGAAGCCGCGCCTGCAGCCGATGATTAGGCTCCTTCACAGCCTTATCGGGTCCCGCAGGCCCGTGCCCGGGGTTATTTCGCCGCAGGCCTAGAGAGCCCTACCCGAACCCCCTGACTCCAGCAGCCCGATCTGAGGTCCCCAACCTGACCCAGCTGGGGCCGCACCTCCTCTGCTGAGAGTCCCGCCCCTGCCCCCCGCGGGGGAACCGCCTGGCACCCGCAGCCCGGCTCGCGGCTGCTGCGTGCGACGTGCCAGGCTGGGTTATGTGCGCAAGCGTGCGTCAGCACCGCGGAAACTACTAGAGACCTAGAGAGGGCCGGCTCGGCCGGTCACActggagcgggggggggggggggggggcgctgcaGGGACTGCTGGGAATGGGGGAGGAGCCGTCTATTTTAGTTTTGCACCCTGGCAACGTCATTCCCAGGTGGGATTTGGAAGGCTGAAGTTTGCTACATCCTTCCATCCGTGACACACTCCCTCAAACACAGGCAGAGGCCGTCCGCAGACTAGGTGCGGGGCCCCTTGTCCCTCTGTCGCTGCCGTCGAAATATACTTCATTGATCCCTGAGTACTCCCCCTAGGCCATCACCTCCGGGACTCACCTAGTCTCCTCTGGGCCTGAATCCTCCCCTTCTTCATAGCCTAGCTCCAGCCCTAAGTCTTCAAAAGAGgctgccctggctctcctgagTAGGTCAGACCTGCTTTTTATAGCGTCTCGTGGCATTTCCTTCTCCACTCTTTTCAGAGCCacaaattaacatttatttgatGATTATCCACCTCCTCCACTAGAATGTAAATTCCCCAGGATAAGAATTGTGCCCTCCTCCTCATCGCCCCCACCCCCCGTTTAGTCTTCAGTTAGAGCTGAAAAATATCAGCTGGGTGGCTAAATAATACTTGGAAGAATCTTGATAACAGTTTGACACATAGGAAAGGTGAGGGCCTAATAAAAGGAAATTACTAAATTCAAAGTTCCTCTTCTACAGCTAGCCCTGAATAGATAGATCTATTCCACCTGAAAATGATTCCTAAATTCAGACCTCGTGAAAGAGGGAAACTTCCAGAACCAGCTCTTGCTTTATTCCGTCTGACCAATTCCTGGCATTAGTGGAGTATCTTCTATTTAGTGGATATAGTGGATATAAAAATAGGGACGGGGTGGGTatgggtagagtacttgcctagcaaacATCAGGCCTTCCTTagcctcagttcccagcactggcagAGAGGTAAGGGGAGGGGGCACAAAACGTGACCTAGTGCCTGCTAAGACAGCAGCCTGTCAGCAGTGTCCCCTGGGAACCTCAGGACTCTAAGAGCTGGGAGACCTGGCCTGGCAATCGGATGCTGCTGTGTGGCTCGGGGACGACCGAGTACTGTTCTCCTCCTTAAATATAGGTAGCATCTAGAGTTGCTTGAAAGTCTTCATCTGAAGCGTGCTTTATAGAAGGTGTTATTAGTAGCACAGTGCTTTCTGGTGTCACACTTGACCCACGCAGTAAGAGTTATATGAACCCAGTCCAGATGAGAGACCTGGGGAACAtcacatcaaaacaaacaaacaaaaaaaaaaaaccagcttgaGCAGGAGAGAAGAAGGCATCAATCTCAATCGCTCGTCCGTTTTTCCTGCCTGCCCACCTTCTGAATTACCTGCCTACGTTTGGAAAATTCCCACCGACATCTAGGGAACTTTCATTGTTTCAGCCCTGATAAGAGATGCGGCATCTCCCAGGGAACCTTGAGGCTCTCACACGCTTCCCCGGTCTGAGGGTACGAGCAC is part of the Arvicola amphibius chromosome 8, mArvAmp1.2, whole genome shotgun sequence genome and encodes:
- the Dnajb2 gene encoding dnaJ homolog subfamily B member 2 isoform X2; protein product: MASYYEILDVPPSASADDIKKAYRKKALQWHPDKNPDNKEFAEKKFKEVAEAYEVLSDKHKREIYDRYGREGLTGAGTVPSQPETGGMGPGFTFTFRSPEEVFREFFGSGDPFSELFDDLGPFSELQNRGSRPSGPFFAFSSSSPGHSDFSSSSFSFSPGAGAFRSVSTSTTFVQGHRITTRRIMENGQERVEVEEDGQLKSVSINGVPDDLALGLELSRREQQPSGTSRLGGTQVRPTAVSRPTDSDLSEDEDLQLAMAYSLSEMEAAGQKPADVF
- the Dnajb2 gene encoding dnaJ homolog subfamily B member 2 isoform X1 yields the protein MASYYEILDVPPSASADDIKKAYRKKALQWHPDKNPDNKEFAEKKFKEVAEAYEVLSDKHKREIYDRYGREGLTGAGTVPSQPETGGMGPGFTFTFRSPEEVFREFFGSGDPFSELFDDLGPFSELQNRGSRPSGPFFAFSSSSPGHSDFSSSSFSFSPGAGAFRSVSTSTTFVQGHRITTRRIMENGQERVEVEEDGQLKSVSINGVPDDLALGLELSRREQQPSGTSRLGGTQVRPTAVSRPTDSDLSEDEDLQLAMAYSLSEMEAAGQKPAACPGHRTRQRCVLSWIPWIQSCCSSTRTAPSPVC
- the Dnajb2 gene encoding dnaJ homolog subfamily B member 2 isoform X3, whose product is MLEHKREIYDRYGREGLTGAGTVPSQPETGGMGPGFTFTFRSPEEVFREFFGSGDPFSELFDDLGPFSELQNRGSRPSGPFFAFSSSSPGHSDFSSSSFSFSPGAGAFRSVSTSTTFVQGHRITTRRIMENGQERVEVEEDGQLKSVSINGVPDDLALGLELSRREQQPSGTSRLGGTQVRPTAVSRPTDSDLSEDEDLQLAMAYSLSEMEAAGQKPAACPGHRTRQRCVLSWIPWIQSCCSSTRTAPSPVC